A part of Procambarus clarkii isolate CNS0578487 chromosome 21, FALCON_Pclarkii_2.0, whole genome shotgun sequence genomic DNA contains:
- the LOC138367094 gene encoding uncharacterized protein, which translates to MTHHTAPSHRPITPPHHTAPSHRPITLAHHTAPSHRPITPAHHTATSNRPITPPHHTGPSHCPITPAHHTAPSHLPITLAHHTAPSNRPITPTYHTGPSHRPITPPHHTCPSHHPITPPHHTAPSHRSITPAHHTCPSHRPITPPHHTAPSHWPITPPHHTAPSHLPITMAHHTTPSHRPITPAHHTGPSH; encoded by the coding sequence ATGACCCATCACACCGCCCCATCACACAGGCCCATCACACCACCCCATCACACCGCCCCATCACACCGCCCCATCACACTGGCCCATCACACCGCCCCATCACACCGCCCCATCACACCTGCCCATCACACTGCCACATCAAACCGCCCCATCACACCGCCCCATCACACTGGCCCATCACACTGCCCCATCACACCGGCCCATCACACCGCCCCATCACACCTGCCTATCACACTGGCCCATCACACTGCCCCATCAAACCGCCCCATCACACCGACCTATCACACTGGCCCATCACACCGCCCCATCACACCGCCCCATCACACCTGCCCATCACACCACCCCATCACACCGCCCCATCACACCGCCCCATCACACCGCTCCATCACACCGGCCCATCACACCTGCCCATCGCACCGCCCCATCACACCGCCCCATCACACCGCCCCATCACACTGGCCCATCACACCGCCCCATCACACCGCCCCATCACACCTGCCCATCACAATGGCCCATCACACCACCCCATCACACCGGCCCATCACACCGGCCCATCACACTGGCCCATCACACTAG
- the LOC123748777 gene encoding uncharacterized protein has translation MTHHTAPSHRPITPPHHTAPSHRPITLAHHTAPSHRPITPAHHTATSNRPITPPHHTGPSHCPITPAHHTAPSHLPITLAHHTAPSNRPITPTYHTGPSHRPITPPHHTCPSHHPITPPHHTAPSHRSITPAHHTCPSHRPITPPHHTAPSHRPLTPPHHTRPSHRLITPPHHTAPSHPPITPPHHTSSSQWPITPPYHTFPSHHPITPAHHTVSSHRRSTMAHHTGHHNGPSHRPIKISPRLKSLTVSHRRPPRASRSPPSRPL, from the coding sequence ATGACCCATCACACCGCCCCATCACACAGGCCCATCACACCACCCCATCACACCGCCCCATCACACCGCCCCATCACACTGGCCCATCACACCGCCCCATCACACCGCCCCATCACACCTGCCCATCACACTGCCACATCAAACCGCCCCATCACACCGCCCCATCACACTGGCCCATCACACTGCCCCATCACACCGGCCCATCACACCGCCCCATCACACCTGCCTATCACACTGGCCCATCACACTGCCCCATCAAACCGCCCCATCACACCGACCTATCACACTGGCCCATCACACCGCCCCATCACACCGCCCCATCACACCTGCCCATCACACCACCCCATCACACCGCCCCATCACACCGCCCCATCACACCGCTCCATCACACCGGCCCATCACACCTGCCCATCGCACCGCCCCATCACACCGCCCCATCACACCGCTCCATCACACCGGCCACTCACACCGCCCCATCACACCCGCCCATCACACCGCCTCATCACACCGCCTCATCACACCGCCCCATCACACCCGCCCATCACACCACCTCATCATACCAGCTCATCACAATGGCCCATCACACCGCCCTATCACACcttcccctcacaccaccccatCACACCGGCCCATCACACCGTCTCATCACACCGgcgtagcacaatggcccatcacACCGGCCATCACAATGGTCCATCACACCGGCCCATTAAAATTTCACCCCGCCTGAAATCTTTAACTGTTTCCCACAGGCGGCCCCCGAGGGCTTCCCGCTCCCCTCCCAGCCGCCCTCTCTAA